A region of Vicia villosa cultivar HV-30 ecotype Madison, WI unplaced genomic scaffold, Vvil1.0 ctg.000561F_1_1, whole genome shotgun sequence DNA encodes the following proteins:
- the LOC131629356 gene encoding phosphoglycolate phosphatase 1A, chloroplastic-like, whose protein sequence is MIRSSTIAVTTSVAVSHTQRLCSHSLPINYRSSFSPRNPSAFLKWKRNIASSNNNRFRMAATKALAQPLQNADELIDSVETFIFDCDGVIWKGDSLIEGVPETLDMLRAKGKRLVFVTNNSTKSRKQYGKKFETLGLNVNEEEIFASSFAVPAYLKSIDFPKDKKVYVIGEEGILKELELAGYKYVGGPEDGGKKIELKPGFLMEHDEDVGAVVVGFDRYFNYYKVQYGTLCIRENPGCLFIATNRDAVTHLTDAQEWAGGGSMVGALVGSTQREPLVVGKPSTFMMDYLANKFGISKSQICMVGDRLDTDILFGQNGGCKTLLVLSGVTTTAMLQSPNNTIQPDFYTNKISDFLSLKAAAV, encoded by the exons ATGATTAGGAGCAGCACTATAGCAGTTACCACTAGTGTTGCTGTTTCCCACACTCAAAGATTATGCTCACATTCACTTCCCATAAATTATAGATCATCTTTCTCTCCTCGTAACCCTTCTGCGTTCCTCAAATGGAAAAGAAACATTGCTAGTTCCAATAACAATCGATTCAGAATGGCAGCAACAAAAGCATTGGCTCAACCGCTTCAGAATGCTGACGAGCTCATTGATTCCGTTGAGACTTTTATTTTCGACTGTGATG GAGTTATATGGAAAGGTGATAGTTTGATAGAAGGAGTGCCTGAAACTTTGGACATGCTTCGGGCAAAG GGAAAAAGATTGGTTTTTGTTACCAATAACTCAACTAAGTCTAGGAAACAATATGGAAAGAAGTTTGAAACACTTGGCTTGAATGTCAATGAG GAGGAGATTTTTGCATCGTCTTTTGCAGTTCCTGCGTATTTGAAATCCATTGATTTCCCAAAAGATAAAAAG GTTTATGTCATTGGAGAAGAAGGCATCTTGAAAGAGCTTGAGCTTGCTGGATATAAGTATGTTGGTGGGCCG GAAGATGGCGGGAAAAAGATCGAGCTTAAGCCAGGGTTCTTGATGGAGCACGATGAAGAT GTTGGAGCAGTTGTTGTGGGGTTTGATCGCTATTTCAACTACTATAAAGTCCA GTATGGAACTCTCTGTATACGTGAAAACCCTGGATGTCTTTTTATTGCTACAAATAGAGATGCTGTTACTCATCTCACAGATGCTCAAGAATGGGCAG GTGGAGGCTCTATGGTTGGTGCTCTCGTTGGATCCACTCAACGTGAACCACTTGTTGTTGGAAAACCCTCAACTTTCATGATGGACTACTTAGCAAACAA GTTTGGCATTTCAAAGTCACAAATATGCATGGTTGGGGACAGATTAGACACTGACATATTATTTGGTCAAAATGGTGGCTGCAAAACTCTTCTTGTCCTCTCAGGAGTCACCACAACGGCTATGCTTCAGAGTCCAAACAACACCATACAACCAGACTTCTATACCAACAAAATTTCAGATTTTCTTTCCCTAAAAGCTGCAGCTGTATGA
- the LOC131629357 gene encoding uncharacterized protein LOC131629357, with product MGLSMNNHPATITPRHYNIHKLFLFCNYVLLGAASSCIFLTLSLRLIPSVCGFFLILLHIFTIAGAVSGCAAVGANRWYSAHMVATVLTAIFQGSVSVLVFTRTGDFLGELKSYVREEDGSVILKLAGGLAILIFFLEWVVLTLAFFLKYYASIEGGNNSRAIVLGSAKVQDEDLKDWPWPFQV from the coding sequence ATGGGTCTCTCAATGAACAATCATCCAGCCACAATAACACCACGACACTACAACATCCACAAGCTCTTCCTTTTCTGCAACTACGTCCTATTGGGTGCAGCTTCAAGCTGCATCTTCCTCACACTCTCACTCCGCTTAATCCCTTCTGTTTGCGGCTTCTTCTTGATCCTTCTCCATATCTTCACCATTGCTGGTGCTGTTTCTGGCTGTGCGGCTGTTGGTGCTAACCGTTGGTACTCTGCTCACATGGTGGCAACTGTTTTAACTGCTATTTTTCAGGGTTCGGTTTCGGTTCTTGTTTTTACAAGGACCGGTGATTTTCTTGGGGAGCTGAAGTCTTATGTTAGAGAGGAAGATGGTTCTGTGATCTTGAAGTTGGCTGGTGGACTTGCTATTTTGATCTTTTTCTTGGAGTGGGTTGTTTTGACTCTGGCTTTTTTCTTGAAGTATTATGCTTCTATTGAAGGAGGGAATAATTCTAGGGCTATTGTTTTGGGAAGTGCTAAGGTTCAAGATGAGGATTTGAAGGATTGGCCATGGCCTTTCCAGGTTTAA